In one Musa acuminata AAA Group cultivar baxijiao chromosome BXJ2-5, Cavendish_Baxijiao_AAA, whole genome shotgun sequence genomic region, the following are encoded:
- the LOC135613087 gene encoding uncharacterized protein LOC135613087 has protein sequence MYTTRPLSVFKNSAGAAAIQPPPPAGPNSGYLLLQDEGAEPNPSCCWGLCEDTRVRELPFPQNRILTITYTEGTHTWQLPALFIPVLDKSLSSNHYYVIVAKGKKKGKAYTCSLEEDMTTCCFCRSVNDVKPREFDHRDIYQQVEIVCKRGRFTAQSVAPDGFAPWPLRSKYWELYASKPTDFDLTDAWGLDKALRARTPALELPISGAGGAGLVVGRWYAPCVFVKEGDSLRRQMERSAFYDITLEQRWEQVFACENLYGDRRTVEVKATVGAEGAVLGGVEATRDGAGGQDGVVWYKPLDLEGERVGLSSPVWERMRWEQGRGGWVGGEVKVERSEEYGGVSPWKKFGCYVLVERFVVRRMDGSSALIVDFKHTGTIQTKWE, from the exons ATGTACACGACGAGGCCGCTCTCCGTCTTCAAGAACTCTGCTGGTGCTGCCGCCATTCAACCACCACCACCGGCAGGGCCCAACTCAGGCTATCTGCTTCTCCAGGACGAGGGAGCTGAACCAAACCCCTCATGCTGCTGGGGGCTCTGTGAAGACACGAGGGTTCGAGAGCTCCCCTTCCCCCAGAACAGGATCCTCACCATCACCTACACGGAGGGCACTCACACATGGCAGTTGCCGGCCCTGTTCATCCCCGTCCTCGACAAATCGCTCTCCTCCAATCACTACTACGTCATCGTCGCAAAGGGCAAAAAGAAAGG GAAAGCGTATACATGCTCCCTGGAGGAAGACATGACCACATGCTGCTTCTGCCGGAGCGTCAACGATGTCAAGCCGAGAGAGTTCGATCACAGGGACATCTACCAGCAGGTGGAGATCGTCTGCAAGAGAGGCAGGTTCACCGCGCAGTCCGTAGCTCCGGATGGGTTCGCTCCATGGCCACTGAGGAGTAAGTACTGGGAGCTTTATGCTTCGAAGCCCACGGACTTCGACTTGACCGACGCCTGGGGGCTTGACAAAGCCCTTCGTGCCCGCACGCCCGCGTTGGAGTTGCCGATATCTGGCGCAGGTGGTGCCGGTTTGGTCGTGGGGAGGTGGTACGCCCCCTGCGTGTTCGTGAAGGAAGGAGATAGCCTGCGGCGTCAAATGGAGCGCTCGGCTTTCTACGATATCACCCTCGAGCAGCGCTGGGAACAGGTGTTCGCGTGCGAGAACTTGTATGGCGATCGGAGGACCGTGGAAGTGAAGGCTACTGTTGGGGCGGAGGGCGCGGTGTTGGGTGGCGTGGAGGCGACGCGAGACGGCGCAGGTGGACAGGACGGCGTGGTGTGGTACAAGCCGCTTGATTTGGAGGGAGAGAGGGTGGGGCTGAGCTCCCCGGTATGGGAGAGAATGAGGTGGGAGCAGGGGAGGGGAGGGTGGGTCGGCGGTGAAGTGAAGGTGGAGAGGTCGGAGGAGTACGGAGGGGTGAGCCCGTGGAAGAAATTTGGGTGCTACGTGTTGGTGGAGAGGTTTGTGGTGAGGAGGATGGATGGAAGCTCGGCCTTGATAGTTGACTTCAAGCACACGGGTACGATTCAAACCAAGTGGGAATGA